The stretch of DNA CCAGCCCGCGCGATTGAAGGGCACGCCATGGGCGGTGCAGATGGCCTCGGCCTCGTCGATGTCCGCGTTGGTGATCGGGCGGGCCAGCAGGTCGATCAGGAAGGGCTGCAGGCCCATGAACAGCACCTCATCGGCGAAGTCATTGGGCCGCGCCTCGACATAGGCGCTGATCGCGCGGGCCTCGGGCGGATATTGCAGGAAGTGGCTGTGCTTGTAGCTGTCGGTGGCCAGGATGAGATTGGTCATGATGTGAACTCCTCACAGTGACGCCGGACGCAGGGCTCCCCTGCGCGGCAGACCTCTTTCAGTTTTGGGCAGTCAGGGGCGGGTTAAAGGTCCGCCATCTCCTCGATGATCGACCAGTGGTCCTCGAAGAGCATCTCGGGGCTGAGGTCGCCGAAGCGATACCAGCGGGCATGGGCGGCATCGTCGCCGCCCTTCACGCTGAACAGCTTGCGCCGTTCGGGCAGGCGGAAGAGGAAGGCGTGCGTAATGATCCGCCCACGCAAGGACCGGTTCGGCGCATCGAAAACGCGGCTGCGCGAGTCCTCGATAAAGCTGGCCAGCATGGCGGGGGGGATCTGCCCCTTGCCGTCGCTGATCGAGGTTTCCTCGCGCAATTCGCGGATCGCGGCGTCACGGATGCGCTCGGCCGGGTTCACGAAGCCGCCGGGCAGGGCGAGCAGGCCCTTGCCGGGGGCGCGGCCCCGCTCGACCAGCAGGATATGGCCCGATTGCACCACCACCGCATCCGCCGTGACGAAAGGCCCCTTGCCCCATTGCGCGGGATAGGCGGCGAGGAACTCGGCCTCTTCCAGCAGGGCGCGGAAGGTGTCGCCCAGCATGAAATGGCGCAGGAACTCCGCCACGCCGGTCGAGAGGATCGAGCCTGCGACATCGGGAATGCGCTGAAAATAGCGCTGGCGCACATCGCTGGAGGAAAAGGTGCCGTATTGGCTGTCGATCTGCAGATTCTCCCATTCCGGGAAGAGCTTGAGATAATAGGACGAGGCATCCTTGCCATAGCCCGCCAGCGCCACACGGAAATCGCTGAGGCCGTGGCTCTGGAACCCATGGTGGTTGCCGTGATCCAGCACGATGGCCCGCACGGTGCGCTGCACCTGCGTCACCCAGGCGGTGTCGGAATAGAGGTGATCGTCGAGCGGGGCGATGATCAGGCGGCCCTCGGCCACTTCATGGCGGAAGGCGGCGCGCAGCATGGTCTCGCGCTCGGCATAGGTGAAGGGGTTGCGGGGATCGCGCGCCATATTGGCCGAGCCCACCAGCACGATCAGGCGATTGACCCGCTCCAGCGCATGGGTGATGACATGTTCATGGCCGATGTGCAGCGGCTGAAAGCGGCCGATAAAGACGCCGAAATCGATGGTGTCGTTCATATCCGAGGCTCCCTCGAAAGCTGATGCGAGGCGGACTCCCCGACTCGCTGTAGGGACCTTATATCCATTTGACATATATCCAGTCAAGACATAAGTTTTGCCTATGACCCAGCATGACCTTCAAGCCTATGATCCTTCAGCCTATCCGCCCATGGCCGTCACCGTCGATCTGGTGCTGATGAGCGTGGTGGAAGGGCAGTTGACGGTGCTGCTCCAGCGGCGCGACCAGCCGCCTTTCGCGGGCGTTCTGGCGCTGCCGGGCGGCTTCGTCGGCCCGGCGGAAGGGCTGGGTGAGGCCGCCGCGCGGGTGCTTTCCAGCAAGGCCGGTTTCGGCGGGAAGCAGGCATGGCTGGAGCAGCTCTACACCTTTGGCGCCCCCGCGCGCGATCCGCGCATGCGTATCGTCAGCGTGGCCTATTTCGCGCTTCTGCCTGCGGGAGAACTGGCGGAGGCCGTGGCGGCGGGGCAGGGGCTGGTGCAGATGCCGCTGGCCGCGATGGAGGAGGCGCTTGCCTTCGACCACGTTGGGATCGTCGCGCTGGCCCATGAAAGGTTGAAGGGCAAGCTGGACTATACGCCGCTGGCCTTCGCCCTGCTGCCCGCGCTTTTCACCCTGCGCGATCTGCAGGCGGTGCATGAGGCCATTCTGGGCACCTCGCTCAACAAGCCCGCTTTCCGCCGCCGCATGCTGGACAGCGGCTGGATCGCACCCACCGGTGAGCGCGAGGTCGAAACCGCCTTCCGCCCCGCAGAACTCTATCGCTGCGTGGCGGAAGGCGGGGTTATTTAGGCGTTCAGGGCGTTGCCGGGCATGGCGGCGGCTTGCTGGTCGCGGGCGCCATAGCGCCGGGCCAGCGTGGCGCAGACGAAAAGCTGGGCCTGATGGAACAGCATCAGCGGCAGCACGATCATGCCCACCGCATGGCCGGGGAACAGGATGGTCGCCATCGGCAGGCCGCCCGCCATGCTCTTCTTCGAACCGCAGAAGACGATGGCGATCTCGTCGGGAATGTCGAAGCCGAAGCGGCGGCTGGCCCATGTCGTGGCGCCGATCACCAGCGCCAGCACCAGCAGGCACAGCCCCAGCACCACCGCCAGATCCCAGGCCGAAAGCTGTGACCACACGCCCGCCACCATGCCCGCGCTGAAGGCGGCATAGACCACCAGCAGCACCGATCCGCGATCCACAACCGAGGTCAGTGTGCGATGGCGCAGCAGCCAGTCGCCGATCAGCGGGCGCGCGGCCTGACCCACCACGAAGGGCAGCAGGATCTGCATGCCGATGTCCTCCAGCGCCTTGGTGGAAAAGCCCACGCTCGATCCGGGCAGCAGCAGCGAGACCAGCAGCGGGGTGATCACCACCCCCAGCAGGTTGGACACAGAGGCGCTGCACAAAGCGGCGGGCACATTGCCGCGCGCGATCGAGGTGAAGGCGATCGAGCTTTGCACCGTGGAGGGCAGCAGGCAGAGATAGAGCATCCCCACCAGCAGATCATGCGGCAGGAAGGGGCGCAGCGTGCCTTGCAGCGCAAGGCCGATCAGCGGGAAGAGGATAAAGGTGCTGGCAAAGGTCAGCCCCTGCAGCCGCCAGTTCGCCAGCCCCGACCACACCGCCTGAGGCGAAAGCCGCGCGCCATAGAGGAAGAACAGCAGCGCCACCGCCACGTTGACCGCCGCATCGGCAATCACCTTGCCGGAGCCTTGCGCGGGCAGCAGTGCGGCCAGACCCACCGTGCCGATGAGCAGCAGCAGATAGGGATCGATCGGCAGGCGGGCGATCATGTTGCGGAGGGTGGATATCATGGCGAAACTCCCTGTTGGTTGCTTCGGAAATTAGGCCTGCAAAGGGTGATGCACAATTCTGGTGACCGTGGTAACAGTCATCATGGATTATGATAACCAGAGCGGAATGATCCCGCCCGACCTGCTGCGTGCGCTCGTCGCCGTAGCTCAGGCGGGCACCTTTACCGGTGCCGCGCGCGCGTTGGGCTTGCGCCAGTCGACGATCAGCCAGCAGATCAAGCGGTTGGAGGAACTGACCGGCCGCCGCCTTTTCGACCGCGATACCCATCGTGTCAGCGTGACGGCGCAGGGCGAGGCGATGCTCGACCATGCCCGCCGTGTGCTCGATGCGCATGAGCGGATGGGGCGTTACCTGTCGGGAACACGGCTGCGCGGGCGGCTGCGGATCGGCGCTTCGGAGGATTTCGTGCTCTCAGCTTTGCCCGATGTGCTGGCCGATTTCGTGCGGCGCTCGCCCGAGGTCACGCTGGAGCTGACCGCCGGTTTGAGCGAGACGCTTTATGAGCAGTTCGATGCTGGGCTGCTCGATGTGCTGCTGGTCAAACGCAGCCGGGGCGATACGCGCGGCACCACTGTGTGGAGCGAGCCCATCGTCTGGGTGGGCCGCCCCGATTACCGCCCGCCGGTTGGCGAACCTCTGCCGCTGCTGCTCTATCCGCCGCCCAGCGTGACCCGCGCCCGCGCGCTGGAGGTGCTGGAGCGCATCGGACAACCCTGGCATATCGCGCTCACCAGCGCGAGCCTGGCCGGGCTGACGGCGGCGGCGCGCGCCGGGATCGGGGTGATGCCGCATTCGGCGCGGCTGATGCCGCCGGGGCTGGCGGTGGTGCTGGCCGGGCTGCCCGCCCTGCCGATGGTGGAGTTCGTGATGATCGGGCCGGGCGGGCACCATCCGCTGGCCGATGCGCTGAGCGCCGCGATTATGCAATGGGCAACGTCGGCGCGGGCGCGTTAGGGCGAGTCTGTTTGAAAATCCGGCGGAAGAGCCGGATTTTGCGGCACCAGCCCGCTCCCCCGCCCGGCCACCCACAGGATACGACCGATGCGTGACCGGGCGAGGAAGCGGACTGGTGCCGGGCAGCGCTACTGCAGCAGCAGCGACGGCGCAGGCCGATGCGCCGGAATGCTCAGCGCCATCATGATCCGTGTCGAGCAGATCGCGCAATCCAGCGCGCTGGCGATCTCCTTGTCGCAGGAGAGGCAGGCCTTGCGCGAAAAGCGTCCATCGATCAGGTCGAGCAGCAGATGCTCGTCCTCGGAGATATCCGGGCCGTCCCCGGCGCGCAGCGGGCGGCCAAGGCCGATCTCATAGAGATGGATCAGGCTGTCCAGCACCGGGGTCAGCATGATGCAGTCATGGTCGCCCAGCACGCGTGTCAGGCTGGGCTGCACCGCCTGACCGGTCAGCCGCGCCTCGCTCCAGCAGCGGATCGCGTCGACCAGCATGGGGGTGGGCGCGGTGGTCTGGTGGATCGGCGGCGAGACGTGACGGGTCATGGATGGTCCTTCCTGAGCAGCCCTCATGCTGTGTGAATGTCGCTTGTTGCGATTGATTCTTAACTAGATGAGGGCGGCGTCAGGAGCAAGCCTTTTCAGGCGGAAATATTCTCCCCGCTCAGATGGCGCAATCGGGGCAGGGCGAGGGCGGGGTCGCGTTCGCTGACCCAGTCGATGAACCCCGCGACGCGCTTGTCCAGCTTGGCCGCATGGCCTGAGGCAATGTCGGCAAGGCGGTGATCGAGCGTGGGATTGGCAAAACGCGCCAGCGTCGTCTCGACATAGGCTGCCGCCTGATCGCCCAGACCATGGGCGGTAAAGCCGGGCACGACTTCCTGCGCGTAAAGGGCTTTGAGTGCGGCGAGCGTTTGCGGGTCCTGCATCACCTCGCGCACTGTCTGCCCGGCTGGGCTGCCCGCATCGAGCCAGCGCTGCGCCATCCATGTGTGGCCCAGATTGAGGATATGCAGCTTGAGCCTCTCGTAAGGCTCAAGATCGTCGGTCAGCACGACATCGGGGTGGGTGAAGGGCATGGCCAGCCCCGGTTGGCGCTCCACCGCCCAGAGCGCATAGGGTTCGGCAATGGCGCCGATCGGTTCGATGGGTTCCGAGACAATGCGGTCGACCAGCGTGTTGATCCAGAGGCAATCCTCCAGCAGCCACGTCAGGAAGGCCTGTTCGGCTCCGGCCTGCCTGGCCAGATCGCCGATGATGCCGCGCAGCACCTCACCATTGCGGCGCACCAGCTCGCAGGGAAGGATCGTGACCGGCGAGCCGCCATCTTGCCAGCGGTGATGCAGCAGCGCCAGCAGCATGGCGGGGAAGCTGTGCGGGCGGGTGTCGCTGTTCAGGTCAAGCTGGCGGTCCTCGTCGGCCAGCCTGTAGCCCTGATCGCCGGTGTTGGAGATGACATAGGTCGCCTCCTGCCCGAAACGGGCCTTCAAAGCCTCCCATTGCGTGGAGGCCGCGAGACCTGCCGCCACGCTGCGCACGGTGACCGTCTGCTCGACGGGGGTGTGATCCTCGGCAAGGCCGCGCAGGATGACGGGATAGCCCTCGGGCGCGCCGAAAGCGGCCACGCGGCGCGCGCGCTGCGGGTCCATCGTGGTCTGCACGACGGTGATGGGGGGCACGCTCTGCCCCGCCTCGCGCGCCTGCGATGCGAAGAGGTCCACATGCGCCTGCAGGAAGCGGCTGGTGCCGAACTGGAAGATGGCCGTCATGGTCGTGCTTTCGGGTGACTGAGAAGGGAGGCATTGTCTTGGCGGTGCCTGCCCATTTCCCCGCCCGGCCACTCATCGGCAGTATCCTGTGGGTGGCCGGGCGGGGAAGAGGGCTGGTGCCGCAAAATCCGGCTCTTCTGCCGGATTTTCAAACAGACGCTCAGGCGGCCTTGCTGTCGCTCAGCGGCTCCTCGATGCGATAGGCCTGCTTGACCAGCCCGTTGGTCATGTCATGGGCCAGCTCGGCGGCTTCCCAGTCCTCAAGGCGGTGCTCGGCCACCAGACGGGCGAGGAAGGCGCAATCGACCCGCCGCGCGACATCATGGCGCGAGGGGATCGACAGGAACGCCCGCGTGTCATCGTTGAAGCCTACGGTGTTGTAGAAGCCCGCCGTCTCGGTGGTTGTTTCGCGGAAGCGGCGCATGCCTTCCGGGCTGTCATGGAACCACCATGCCGGGCCCAGCTTGAGGCAGGGGTAATGCCCGGCCAACGGCGCCAGTTCGCGGGCATAGACGCTTTCATCCAGCGTGAAGAGGATGATCGACAGGTCCGGATTGTTGCCATGCCGGTCGAGCAGGGGCTTCAACGCATGGACGTAATCGGTGCGGGTGGGAATGTCGGCGCCCTTGTCGCGGCCATGGCTGTGGAACAGGCCGTCATTGTGGTTGCGGCAGGCGCCGGGGTGGATCTGCATCACCATGCCGTCCTCCGCCGACATGCCCGCCATTTCGGTGAGCATCTGGGCGCGGAAGAGTTCGGCATCGGCTGGCGTCCAGTCGCCCTTGGTCACCTTGGCGAACAGCGCCTCGGCTTCGGCGGGGGAGAGGTTGGCGGTCAGCGCGGTGGGGTGGCCGTGGTCGGTGGCGGTGGCGCCCGCCGCGCGGAAATCGGCGCGGCGCTTGCGATGGGCGGCCAGATAACCCTTCCAGCTCCAGACATCCTCGCCGGTGAGGTCGGCGAAACGGGCCATCGATTTGGCGAATTTCTCATGCTCGACATCGATCACCGCATCGGGGCGATAGGTGGTGACCACGCGGCCCTTCCAGCCCGACTGATGGATGCGATGATGCGCCGAAAGGTCGTCCTGAGGGCCCTCGGTGGTGGCGAGGAAGTCGATCTTGAAGCGGTCGAACAGGGCGCGGGGGCGGAAGGCCTCGGTCGCCAGCGCCTCGTTGATCGTGTCGAAATAAAGGTCGGCGGAAGCGGCCTCCAGCGCCACCTCGATCCCGAAGACCGAAGCGAAGACATGGTCGAGCCACAGGCGCGAGGGCGTGCCGCGAAACAGGTGATAATTGGCGGCGAACAGGTTCCACGCCTTGCGCGGATCGGTGGCGGGCACGCCCTGGCGGTGCGGAATGGCCAGATCGTCCAACGCGATGCCCTGGCTGTAGAGCATGCGGTAGACGTAATGGTCGGGCGCCAGGAACAGCTCGGTGGCGTTGGTCCAATTGTGGTTGTCGGCAAACCACAGCGGATCGGTATGGCCGTGCGGGCTGATGATCGGCAGGTCGGCGATGCTGCCGTAAAGCTCGCGCGCGATGGCGCGCTGCGTGGGGTCGCTGGAGAACAGACGGTCAGGATTCAGGGCAAGTTTGCGCATCGTGGATACCTGCTGTGGAAGGTTGGGATCTTGGGTGAGGGGGATTAAAGCGTCACGCCGCGTTTCCAGATGCCGATGGCGCGTTCCTCATTCACCTCATTGCGGGCCTGTTTGCCGCTGGCGGTGGCGATGATGAGGTCGAGCAGGTCATCCGCGCAGGCCTCCATGCCCGTTTCGAAGACCTGGCCCGCATCGTAATCGATCCAGCCCGGCTTGTTGGTGGCCAGCGCCGAATTGGAGGCAATCTTGAGTGTGGGCACCGGGCTGCCCAGCGGTGTGCCGCGCCCGGTGGAGAACAGCGTGATCGTCGCCCCCGCCGCCGCCAGAGCGGTGGTCGAGACGGCATCATTGCCCGGCGCCTCCAGCACGGTGAGGCCGTTCACGCGGGTCTGCTCGCCATAGTCGATGACATCCATCACCGTGGCGAGGCCGCCCTTCTGGATCGCGCCGAGCGACTTTTCCTCTAGCGTGGTGATGCCGCCCGCGATGTTGCCGGGGCTGGGGTTTTCCGAGACCGGCTCGCCATGTTCGAGGAAGTAGCGTTTGAAGCGGTTGGTGACTTCAGCGAGGCGGTTGAACACCTCCGCATTGTCGGCGCGTTCCATCAGGAATTGCTCGGCGCCGAAGATTTCCGGGATTTCGGTGAGGATCGCGGTGCCGCCGGCATTGGTGACGGCATCGGCCATCCGCCCGATCAGCGCATTGGCGGTGAGGCCGCTCATCGCATCCGATCCGCCGCATTTCACGCCGAGGCGCAGGGCGGACAGGGGCACGCTCTGGCGTTTGTCGTTAGCAGCCAGATCGACCAGTTCAGACAGCAGCGCCATGCCAGCGGTGAACTCGTCGCTCTCGCTCTGGGCGCGCAAGACCCGCAGGCGCTCGCGGCGCTCGGGGGGGATGCGTGCCAGCATGCCGTCGAGCTGGTTCGACTCGCAGCCCAGCCCCAGCAGCAGCACGCCGCCCGCATTGGGGTTCTGCGCCAGAGCCGCCAGAATGGCCGCCGTCCCGTCGAGATCCGCGCCAAGCTGCGAGCAGCCGAAGGGGTGGTTGAAGGCGTTGATGCCATCGATGCGGCCCGCGAACAGCGCCTCGCCCTTGCTGGCCAGCCGCTCGCCCAGGCGACCGACGCAGCCGACGGTGGGGAGAATCCAGATCTCGTTGCGGGTGCCCACGCGGCCATCCGGGCGCAGATAGCCTTCGAATGTGCGCTTCACCACAGGGGCAGTCGCATGGCGGGCGGCGGGGTGGTCGCTGGCGGTGTAGGTGACCTCGCCCGAGAGGCCGGTGCGCAGATTGTGGCTGTGCACATGCTCGCCCGTGGCGATGGGGGCGGTGGCAAGGCCGATGGGCGCGCGATAGCGATGCACCCGCTCCCCGGCGGCGATGGGGTGGAGCGCGAATTTGTGTCCGCGCGGAATTGCATCGCGCAGGGTGATGGCCTGCCCGTCGATTTCGACGCTCTGGCCGCTGTCCAGCGCGGTCAGCGCGACGGCCACGTCATCTTCTTGAGCCACTCTGAAAAACTGCGGGATCGCCGCCTGAGCCGTTTCTGTCATGCGGTGTCATATACAATCTTCGGGCGATTGGCACAAGCTGCTAACGTTGGCAAAGGCCATTTTGCGCGCGGCCATGGCCGATCGAAGGCTCAGCCGGTTTTAGAGCGGCTTGCCGTCCTTGTCGGTGATCTCCTGACTGTAGGAACAGCCATAGAGCGTCTTGCCCGGCGCGGTGCTGACGTTGGAAATCTCGCGCGTGATGGTGGTGTGCAGGCCGAAGCTTTCCCCGGCGGCGGGCGGGATGCGGTGCTCGGCCACCACCTTGTTGCCGAGGAATTTGCGGAAGGTCAGCTTTTTCTCGATCTCGGCGCGGGTGCCCTTGCCGGCGGCGACCAGGCTGTCGATCAGCGGCTCGGCGTCCATGGAATTGGCGATGCCTTCCTCTTGCGCGATCACCGCAGGGTCGGGCAGATCGAGGATGGCCACCACCCCCGAGGCGGTAAAGCCGATATGGGAGGTGCTGTAATGCCCCGCCACGGTGATCGGCGCGGGCAGGGCATATTCATTCATATAGGGATTGTGCGAGTCCACCTTGTGCCATCCCTTTTTCGCGTCGGGCGCATCCGGCCCGCCGCTGGCCAGCGCCAGCGCAAAGCCGGTGTAGGTCGGCGCATCCAGTTTGCAGGCGATGGCATCGGCCACATCGATGGCGGCGGGATCGGGCTCCGGCGCGGGGTCGGCGGCGAGCATGGCGAGCGCAAGGAGCAAAGGCTTCATACGGGACGGTATAGATCGCTGCCGGACCGGCGCAACCATCGGCTCGTCGTGCCGGGCGGGCAGGCGCGCATCAATCCTGTGGATCAAAACCAGGGCGTGCTTGCGGGGCCAAATGCAGCGGGCCTAAGGCGCCGCCCCCGCTGACCCCGGTGCGTGGGTTGGTCTGGAAGGCTCGGTCAAGGTCGTTATTCAGGTGCATGTCGTAAAGCGAAAATCCCGCCGGGCGCAGGTTATGGCCTGATGCTGTTCGGCCAGCTCCATCCCGATGCTTTCACGCTGTTTTCCGGCTCCAACCGCTTTCTCTACGAGCGGGTGCTGGTAGGCATCTATGAGGGTTTCTTCCGCTCCGACCTGCATTTTCCGGGCGAGAACGATGTCGTCGGGCGCATCTATGAGGAACTGGCCAACCACCCCGATCTGTGGCGCGAGGATGAAAGCGCGGTGGTGCTGGACGAACTCTCCACCCGCCGTGGGCGCCGCATCCGCCGCAAGGGGCATGAGGCCGCCGACAGCCAGGCCACCGGTGAGGCGATGGCCCGTGCACGCCATATCTACAACCGGCTCAACGCCACCGGCTGGCTGGAGGAAAGCCATTACGGGCTGAAGGTCACCGTCGATATGCCGTCGGGCGCGATGCGGCTGGTGGAGTTCCTGTGCGGCCTGCGTGAGGGCGTCTCCGAGCAGATCGGCGGCATCGTCATCCAGATCAAGAACGGGCTGGAGGCGCTGCAGCGCGATGCGCGCGACAATGCGCTGGGGCTGCACAAGGCGGCGCGTGATGCCGCGACCTTCGGGCGATACTTGCGCAGCGTGCTGAGCGCCCTGCGCGAGATCGACAAGCAGGTCGTCGATGCCGCAAGCGTGGGCGAGCGGCTGCGCCATTATTTCGAGGATTTCGTCGAGCGCTTGCTGCTTCAGGACTATGTGGCGATTACGACCACTTCGCATCCCTATCGCTTCCGCCACCGCATTCTGGGCACGATCGGCGCCATCGAGGAATCGCTGAGCGACGTCGAGGCGATCGCCGAGGCCTATGTCGAGGCGCATCTGGCAGCGGATGCACACGGCGCGCGCGATAGTGTTTACGATGATCTCTCCAAGATCCGCCGTGTCTTCGACCAGATCGAGGACGCTTTCGAGCGTATCCAGCAGCACCGCTCGCGGCTGGAGACGCGGCTGCGCAACACGGTGCGCTATGCCGGGCGGCGCAGCGGCGGCTTCCTTCAGCGCAGCGCGCCTTTGCTGCTGAAGCTGGACAAGCTGCTGTTGCAACCGCTTGAGGTGGACGGCCTGCTGGAGGATCGCCCCGCGCCGATCTGCGCGGCTCTGCTGACCCGCCCGCGCCACCGCCGCCCCATCGTGGCGGGCGATGTGCTGGTGCTGCCCCCGCCCGATCCCCTGCGGGAGCTGCGCAAGCGGCTGGAGAAGGGCTATCTCGACCTGCTGGCGGTCAAGCCCGAGCAGGTGCGCGCCTTTCTCGAAGCGCGCATCGCGCCCGGCGCGCAGGCCGATGCCCGCGACTTTACCATCGCGACGGTCGAGGATTTCCTTGCCTTCGAGGCGCTGCGCCTCGCGGTGTTTTCCGGCATCACGCCAGCCCAGCGCCAGAACCCCCTATCCCGCCATCTGGCCCCGGACTTCGCCTTTGCGGCGCTGCCTGGGCGGCGGATCGACAATGACTGGCTCACCTGCAGCGATTTTCAGGTGACCCGCAAAACTGGCCGGACCTCCGGCGGAGAGACCCATGCTCGCTGAATTCGAGGCGCTCGAAGCGCGCAACCCGCGCCATCGCCAGCGCGTGACGCAGATCATCAACCATCTGCTGCGCCATCAATTCCTGCATGTCGAGGATCGCGGCTCGGCCAATCTGTTCGAGCTGCTGGCCCAGGGGCCAATCGAAAAGCTGCTCTCCGACTATTTCGCGGTCGCCGGATACCATCTGGTTGTGCGCGAGGCCGAGGGCTGGGCGGGCATCCTGCCCGATCTGGAGGAAATCCGCCTGCCGCGCATGCGCCTCGATGAAACGTTGATGCTGCTCCTGCTGCGCCGCCTGTGGGAGGAGATGGTGCAGGAAGGCCATGTCGAGCGCTATGGCAGCGTGCTGCTCTCGCTCAACGCGGCCTATGATGCCTATCAGGAGATGGTGGCCCGCGCCCGGCGCCCCGCGCTGTCCATCGCCGAGTTCCGTGCGCTGCTGCTGACCATGCAGCGCCGCGCGCTGGTCCGTCTGGGCGAACCCGATGAGGAGCTGGAGGACATTCCGCTCACCATCCGCGCGCTGATCGTCACGGTGACGGGCGACGATGTGCTGGCCCATCTGGAACAGTTGCTCAGCCAGCAGGATGGCGCCGAAGCC from Novosphingobium sp. encodes:
- a CDS encoding bifunctional nicotinamide-nucleotide adenylyltransferase/Nudix hydroxylase: MNDTIDFGVFIGRFQPLHIGHEHVITHALERVNRLIVLVGSANMARDPRNPFTYAERETMLRAAFRHEVAEGRLIIAPLDDHLYSDTAWVTQVQRTVRAIVLDHGNHHGFQSHGLSDFRVALAGYGKDASSYYLKLFPEWENLQIDSQYGTFSSSDVRQRYFQRIPDVAGSILSTGVAEFLRHFMLGDTFRALLEEAEFLAAYPAQWGKGPFVTADAVVVQSGHILLVERGRAPGKGLLALPGGFVNPAERIRDAAIRELREETSISDGKGQIPPAMLASFIEDSRSRVFDAPNRSLRGRIITHAFLFRLPERRKLFSVKGGDDAAHARWYRFGDLSPEMLFEDHWSIIEEMADL
- a CDS encoding NUDIX domain-containing protein codes for the protein MTQHDLQAYDPSAYPPMAVTVDLVLMSVVEGQLTVLLQRRDQPPFAGVLALPGGFVGPAEGLGEAAARVLSSKAGFGGKQAWLEQLYTFGAPARDPRMRIVSVAYFALLPAGELAEAVAAGQGLVQMPLAAMEEALAFDHVGIVALAHERLKGKLDYTPLAFALLPALFTLRDLQAVHEAILGTSLNKPAFRRRMLDSGWIAPTGEREVETAFRPAELYRCVAEGGVI
- a CDS encoding bile acid:sodium symporter family protein is translated as MISTLRNMIARLPIDPYLLLLIGTVGLAALLPAQGSGKVIADAAVNVAVALLFFLYGARLSPQAVWSGLANWRLQGLTFASTFILFPLIGLALQGTLRPFLPHDLLVGMLYLCLLPSTVQSSIAFTSIARGNVPAALCSASVSNLLGVVITPLLVSLLLPGSSVGFSTKALEDIGMQILLPFVVGQAARPLIGDWLLRHRTLTSVVDRGSVLLVVYAAFSAGMVAGVWSQLSAWDLAVVLGLCLLVLALVIGATTWASRRFGFDIPDEIAIVFCGSKKSMAGGLPMATILFPGHAVGMIVLPLMLFHQAQLFVCATLARRYGARDQQAAAMPGNALNA
- a CDS encoding LysR substrate-binding domain-containing protein, with protein sequence MDYDNQSGMIPPDLLRALVAVAQAGTFTGAARALGLRQSTISQQIKRLEELTGRRLFDRDTHRVSVTAQGEAMLDHARRVLDAHERMGRYLSGTRLRGRLRIGASEDFVLSALPDVLADFVRRSPEVTLELTAGLSETLYEQFDAGLLDVLLVKRSRGDTRGTTVWSEPIVWVGRPDYRPPVGEPLPLLLYPPPSVTRARALEVLERIGQPWHIALTSASLAGLTAAARAGIGVMPHSARLMPPGLAVVLAGLPALPMVEFVMIGPGGHHPLADALSAAIMQWATSARAR
- a CDS encoding mannitol dehydrogenase family protein — protein: MTAIFQFGTSRFLQAHVDLFASQAREAGQSVPPITVVQTTMDPQRARRVAAFGAPEGYPVILRGLAEDHTPVEQTVTVRSVAAGLAASTQWEALKARFGQEATYVISNTGDQGYRLADEDRQLDLNSDTRPHSFPAMLLALLHHRWQDGGSPVTILPCELVRRNGEVLRGIIGDLARQAGAEQAFLTWLLEDCLWINTLVDRIVSEPIEPIGAIAEPYALWAVERQPGLAMPFTHPDVVLTDDLEPYERLKLHILNLGHTWMAQRWLDAGSPAGQTVREVMQDPQTLAALKALYAQEVVPGFTAHGLGDQAAAYVETTLARFANPTLDHRLADIASGHAAKLDKRVAGFIDWVSERDPALALPRLRHLSGENISA
- the uxaC gene encoding glucuronate isomerase, whose translation is MRKLALNPDRLFSSDPTQRAIARELYGSIADLPIISPHGHTDPLWFADNHNWTNATELFLAPDHYVYRMLYSQGIALDDLAIPHRQGVPATDPRKAWNLFAANYHLFRGTPSRLWLDHVFASVFGIEVALEAASADLYFDTINEALATEAFRPRALFDRFKIDFLATTEGPQDDLSAHHRIHQSGWKGRVVTTYRPDAVIDVEHEKFAKSMARFADLTGEDVWSWKGYLAAHRKRRADFRAAGATATDHGHPTALTANLSPAEAEALFAKVTKGDWTPADAELFRAQMLTEMAGMSAEDGMVMQIHPGACRNHNDGLFHSHGRDKGADIPTRTDYVHALKPLLDRHGNNPDLSIILFTLDESVYARELAPLAGHYPCLKLGPAWWFHDSPEGMRRFRETTTETAGFYNTVGFNDDTRAFLSIPSRHDVARRVDCAFLARLVAEHRLEDWEAAELAHDMTNGLVKQAYRIEEPLSDSKAA
- a CDS encoding altronate dehydratase family protein; protein product: MTETAQAAIPQFFRVAQEDDVAVALTALDSGQSVEIDGQAITLRDAIPRGHKFALHPIAAGERVHRYRAPIGLATAPIATGEHVHSHNLRTGLSGEVTYTASDHPAARHATAPVVKRTFEGYLRPDGRVGTRNEIWILPTVGCVGRLGERLASKGEALFAGRIDGINAFNHPFGCSQLGADLDGTAAILAALAQNPNAGGVLLLGLGCESNQLDGMLARIPPERRERLRVLRAQSESDEFTAGMALLSELVDLAANDKRQSVPLSALRLGVKCGGSDAMSGLTANALIGRMADAVTNAGGTAILTEIPEIFGAEQFLMERADNAEVFNRLAEVTNRFKRYFLEHGEPVSENPSPGNIAGGITTLEEKSLGAIQKGGLATVMDVIDYGEQTRVNGLTVLEAPGNDAVSTTALAAAGATITLFSTGRGTPLGSPVPTLKIASNSALATNKPGWIDYDAGQVFETGMEACADDLLDLIIATASGKQARNEVNEERAIGIWKRGVTL
- a CDS encoding Wadjet anti-phage system protein JetA family protein → MLFGQLHPDAFTLFSGSNRFLYERVLVGIYEGFFRSDLHFPGENDVVGRIYEELANHPDLWREDESAVVLDELSTRRGRRIRRKGHEAADSQATGEAMARARHIYNRLNATGWLEESHYGLKVTVDMPSGAMRLVEFLCGLREGVSEQIGGIVIQIKNGLEALQRDARDNALGLHKAARDAATFGRYLRSVLSALREIDKQVVDAASVGERLRHYFEDFVERLLLQDYVAITTTSHPYRFRHRILGTIGAIEESLSDVEAIAEAYVEAHLAADAHGARDSVYDDLSKIRRVFDQIEDAFERIQQHRSRLETRLRNTVRYAGRRSGGFLQRSAPLLLKLDKLLLQPLEVDGLLEDRPAPICAALLTRPRHRRPIVAGDVLVLPPPDPLRELRKRLEKGYLDLLAVKPEQVRAFLEARIAPGAQADARDFTIATVEDFLAFEALRLAVFSGITPAQRQNPLSRHLAPDFAFAALPGRRIDNDWLTCSDFQVTRKTGRTSGGETHAR
- a CDS encoding DUF4194 domain-containing protein, producing the protein MLAEFEALEARNPRHRQRVTQIINHLLRHQFLHVEDRGSANLFELLAQGPIEKLLSDYFAVAGYHLVVREAEGWAGILPDLEEIRLPRMRLDETLMLLLLRRLWEEMVQEGHVERYGSVLLSLNAAYDAYQEMVARARRPALSIAEFRALLLTMQRRALVRLGEPDEELEDIPLTIRALIVTVTGDDVLAHLEQLLSQQDGAEAEDETQDEEIAA